One window of the Halobacillus litoralis genome contains the following:
- a CDS encoding phytoene/squalene synthase family protein, giving the protein MTDLNEAYHHCRELIEKHSKTFSKAFAMLPKKQKRAVWAIYAFCRRVDDIVDEGENPKSELEAFAVDFEAFMDGTLELDHPCWIALDDVFNNFPIDPQPYYDMIKGQRMDLYPRTIHSKDDLLDYCYHVASTVGLMLLPVIAPGRVDMLRNGAIELGYAMQLTNILRDIGEDLEIDRIYLPGDLMKQYGYTFVELQEQKVNQAFIRLWEDLASDAEIYYEQGLATLEAYPVYSRAPVGGAARMYRAILSEVRKNDYQVFEKRNFVSDQKKKQIIAEMQ; this is encoded by the coding sequence ATGACGGACTTGAATGAAGCATACCATCATTGTCGTGAATTAATCGAAAAGCATTCCAAGACGTTCTCTAAAGCTTTTGCTATGCTGCCAAAAAAGCAAAAAAGAGCAGTTTGGGCGATTTATGCTTTTTGCCGACGTGTTGATGATATTGTAGATGAAGGAGAAAATCCGAAGTCGGAGCTTGAAGCGTTTGCAGTGGATTTCGAAGCATTCATGGATGGAACACTGGAACTTGACCATCCTTGCTGGATTGCACTTGATGATGTATTCAACAATTTCCCCATCGATCCGCAACCTTATTACGATATGATAAAAGGCCAGCGAATGGATCTTTATCCAAGGACGATCCATTCAAAAGACGACTTGCTTGATTACTGCTACCACGTCGCCAGCACGGTTGGTTTAATGTTATTACCTGTCATCGCTCCAGGACGGGTGGACATGTTAAGAAATGGAGCAATTGAACTTGGGTATGCCATGCAGCTGACAAATATTCTGCGAGACATCGGAGAAGACTTGGAAATCGATCGTATCTATTTACCGGGAGATTTGATGAAACAGTATGGTTACACATTTGTGGAATTGCAAGAGCAGAAAGTGAACCAGGCGTTCATCCGATTGTGGGAAGATTTAGCAAGCGATGCTGAAATTTACTATGAGCAGGGTTTGGCGACGCTTGAAGCCTATCCTGTTTATTCAAGAGCTCCCGTCGGTGGTGCAGCGAGGATGTACCGTGCGATTCTTTCAGAAGTACGGAAAAATGACTATCAGGTCTTTGAGAAACGTAATTTCGTCTCTGATCAGAAAAAGAAGCAGATTATTGCAGAGATGCAGTAA
- a CDS encoding phytoene desaturase family protein, whose product MTHTALVGGGIGGLVTALLLSKEEGREITIFEKNDHLGGRLTYERHGDFKIDQGPTIVLLPDMLLDILEEGGMAKESIPLIPCDPLYDVHFHDGTSFTKYADVEKQKAELKNRFPGNEIHFDRFLRDMKVRFLRGKAQFLERSFVDKRTFFSRKNLRTLIKLKAYQNVKKMMRSYFDDERLVEAYTLQTLYIGGHPEQSPAMYSLVSYSEHEHGIWYMKGGYAHLVEMLETELKRRGVTIRVGSAVEKVVTAGDKATSLLVEGEEYSCDEVVLNGDFPIMDRLLPAEQRLNRKYTPSSGCLLLYLGLDKNYDHHSIHQFFMSADFDKHMKQIFTEKRLPDDPSYYTFHPSLIDDSLAPEGKGVLYTLIPVPVGGEVNWENKDALIDKVLDQLEKQGFPNLRDHMEWMHVRTPEEAEREGLYAGGSFGIAPTLFQSGVFRPQLQPYPLTNVYAVGASVHPGGGVPIVMQGAKLLADRLQKEEEERHNYRRGV is encoded by the coding sequence ATGACCCATACGGCATTAGTTGGCGGTGGTATCGGTGGATTGGTGACAGCCCTGCTTCTTTCTAAAGAGGAAGGCCGGGAAATCACAATTTTCGAGAAAAATGATCATCTTGGAGGGCGTTTGACCTATGAGCGGCATGGGGATTTTAAAATCGACCAAGGTCCGACCATTGTTCTTTTACCGGATATGCTGCTGGACATCCTGGAAGAAGGGGGGATGGCTAAGGAAAGCATCCCCCTCATTCCGTGCGACCCTCTCTACGATGTACATTTTCATGACGGAACTTCTTTTACCAAGTATGCTGACGTTGAAAAACAAAAAGCTGAACTGAAAAATAGGTTCCCCGGAAATGAAATACACTTCGATCGCTTCTTACGGGATATGAAAGTACGGTTTTTACGAGGAAAAGCTCAATTTCTTGAGCGGTCATTTGTCGATAAACGGACTTTTTTCTCCAGAAAGAACTTAAGAACATTGATCAAGTTGAAAGCTTACCAAAATGTAAAGAAAATGATGCGCAGTTATTTCGATGATGAAAGACTGGTTGAGGCGTACACACTACAAACTTTATACATCGGAGGGCACCCCGAGCAGTCGCCGGCGATGTATTCCCTTGTCTCCTATAGTGAACATGAGCATGGCATTTGGTATATGAAGGGAGGGTATGCCCATCTTGTAGAAATGCTGGAAACGGAATTGAAAAGAAGAGGAGTAACCATACGAGTGGGTTCTGCTGTAGAGAAGGTGGTGACCGCAGGTGATAAAGCAACATCCCTCCTTGTTGAGGGGGAGGAATATTCATGCGATGAAGTGGTTTTAAATGGTGATTTCCCGATCATGGACCGTTTGCTGCCGGCCGAACAGAGGCTGAACCGAAAATACACCCCTTCTTCAGGCTGCTTGCTCCTCTATTTAGGACTTGATAAGAATTACGATCATCATTCCATCCATCAATTTTTCATGAGTGCCGATTTTGACAAACATATGAAACAGATATTCACAGAAAAACGATTACCTGATGATCCATCCTATTATACCTTCCATCCTTCCTTGATTGATGACTCATTGGCACCAGAAGGTAAAGGGGTGCTTTATACGCTCATACCTGTCCCGGTCGGCGGTGAGGTGAATTGGGAAAATAAAGATGCCCTGATTGATAAGGTGCTCGATCAATTGGAAAAACAAGGATTTCCTAACCTTAGGGACCATATGGAATGGATGCATGTGCGTACACCAGAAGAAGCAGAGAGAGAAGGTCTCTATGCCGGTGGAAGCTTTGGAATCGCTCCGACTCTTTTTCAATCAGGAGTTTTCCGCCCGCAACTTCAGCCGTACCCCTTAACAAATGTTTATGCTGTAGGAGCCTCCGTCCACCCGGGAGGAGGCGTTCCGATCGTCATGCAAGGGGCGAAATTACTGGCGGATCGTTTGCAAAAAGAGGAGGAAGAAAGGCATAATTACAGGCGAGGTGTTTAG
- a CDS encoding phytoene desaturase family protein — protein sequence MILASNGYDVHVYEKQPYVGGRNGHFTIGDYTFDIGPTFLSMPQIMEEIFEMSGRNAHDYMDLKELSPMYELQFDGVRIPMYRDRKKMLTTITEHFPGNELGYERFMEDTGEKMEALMPLLQTRHHRLTDYLSKRALKALPKLSIGKSVYDVLSDYFTDEKLKIAFTFQAKYLGMSPWECPGAFSILSYMEHEWGVFHPIGGVNRLSKAMAAVTRESGGNIHLENGVKRIAVEGKKITGLELESGEHVRADEYIINADFAEAMNHLVDDGVLKSHSKAKLEKKKYSCSTFMIYVGLDKKYDMPHHTILFADDYQKNVNEMTKDLVLSDEPSIYIHNASVTDPTLAPEGHSAVYILAPVPNNYSEIDWDEKQETFKKLIYDEIEEKTGFTDIRNHVVEEKILTPKQWQSDHFVHKGATFSMGHQLSQMMYFRPHNRFQELEHCWLVGGGTHPGSGLPTILESARITTSWIREKEVQPS from the coding sequence ATGATTCTCGCTTCTAATGGATATGATGTCCATGTATATGAAAAACAACCGTACGTGGGGGGGAGAAATGGGCATTTCACCATCGGTGATTATACTTTCGATATCGGTCCAACGTTTTTGAGCATGCCTCAAATCATGGAGGAGATTTTCGAAATGTCCGGAAGAAATGCTCATGATTATATGGATTTAAAGGAATTGTCACCAATGTATGAGCTGCAATTTGATGGTGTACGGATTCCGATGTATCGGGACCGGAAAAAAATGTTGACCACCATCACTGAACATTTCCCTGGAAATGAACTTGGTTATGAGCGGTTCATGGAGGATACGGGGGAGAAGATGGAGGCTTTAATGCCCCTCTTGCAAACCCGCCATCATAGGCTCACCGACTATTTAAGCAAACGAGCTCTAAAGGCCTTGCCTAAACTATCAATTGGTAAATCCGTGTATGATGTCCTTTCTGACTATTTCACTGATGAAAAACTGAAAATCGCCTTCACCTTCCAAGCTAAATATCTTGGTATGTCCCCATGGGAGTGCCCAGGAGCTTTTTCGATTCTTTCTTATATGGAACATGAATGGGGTGTGTTTCATCCCATTGGTGGTGTAAACCGACTTTCTAAAGCGATGGCGGCGGTGACAAGAGAGAGTGGCGGAAATATTCACCTTGAAAATGGTGTGAAACGAATAGCTGTTGAGGGCAAAAAAATCACTGGTCTGGAGCTCGAATCAGGAGAGCATGTGAGAGCAGATGAATACATCATCAATGCCGATTTTGCCGAAGCGATGAATCATTTAGTAGATGATGGCGTGTTGAAGAGTCATTCAAAAGCAAAATTGGAAAAGAAGAAATACTCCTGTTCCACTTTCATGATTTATGTTGGTCTGGATAAAAAGTATGACATGCCCCATCATACGATTTTATTTGCTGATGATTATCAGAAAAATGTCAATGAAATGACTAAGGACCTTGTTTTGTCTGATGAACCGTCCATTTATATCCATAATGCGAGTGTGACAGATCCGACACTCGCCCCGGAAGGGCACTCAGCTGTCTATATCCTTGCTCCTGTACCGAATAATTATTCGGAAATCGACTGGGATGAAAAACAGGAAACGTTTAAGAAACTGATTTACGATGAGATAGAAGAAAAAACAGGATTTACGGATATTCGTAATCATGTAGTCGAAGAGAAGATACTGACACCTAAACAGTGGCAGTCGGACCATTTTGTACACAAGGGGGCGACGTTCAGCATGGGACACCAGCTCTCTCAAATGATGTATTTTCGCCCGCATAACCGCTTCCAGGAGTTGGAGCATTGCTGGCTCGTCGGCGGAGGCACCCATCCGGGGAGTGGTTTACCGACGATTTTAGAATCTGCCCGTATTACGACGAGCTGGATAAGAGAGAAGGAGGTGCAGCCTTCATGA
- a CDS encoding YjcZ family sporulation protein, which translates to MIVVLFILLIIVGAAFYC; encoded by the coding sequence TTGATCGTCGTATTGTTCATTCTATTGATCATTGTAGGAGCAGCATTTTATTGCTGA